The Halarchaeum grantii genome includes a window with the following:
- a CDS encoding ABC transporter substrate-binding protein, protein MTRRRYLTAAGATGVAALAGCTNGGSGGSNELEILHGWSGGDGAAAFDSMLEGFKEAYPDVTVNDKAIGGGGNTSLNTRINTRLGNNNPPSSWAEWPGKNLIQFTDADLLGDIEESVWSQNNMKEAYLQGPKDAAKPAGTYVAVPTNIHRMNNLFYNQQVIDEAGVDVASIETPSDLTAALQKVEENTDAIGMAQSSQSPWTTLQLWAAVYLGQAGWDTYQDFVAGEAEAGPIADAFKTINEYSEYFNSDAGTVGWQEANNLIINGGAGFFHQGDWAAGMYSGTEDFEYKTDWNQAVFPGTDGLYSLNMDSWTYPANNPSPEATEKWLTYVGSKDAQVRFNTEKGSIPPRSDVPMDEFSEFQTNQYSDFQSSKSQPPSVAHGLATTPGVLSDLKTAISQNYSGYTDSAAEKTAQAFVDAFSN, encoded by the coding sequence ATGACGCGGCGCCGGTATCTGACCGCAGCGGGCGCGACTGGCGTCGCGGCCCTCGCGGGCTGTACTAACGGCGGCAGCGGCGGGTCGAACGAACTCGAAATCCTCCACGGCTGGAGCGGCGGCGACGGGGCGGCCGCCTTCGACAGCATGCTCGAGGGCTTCAAGGAGGCCTACCCGGACGTCACGGTGAACGACAAGGCCATCGGCGGCGGCGGGAACACCAGCCTCAACACGCGCATCAACACGCGCCTCGGTAACAACAACCCGCCCAGTTCGTGGGCGGAGTGGCCCGGCAAGAACCTCATCCAGTTCACCGACGCCGACCTCCTCGGCGACATCGAGGAGTCCGTCTGGAGCCAGAACAACATGAAGGAGGCGTACCTCCAAGGGCCGAAGGACGCCGCCAAGCCCGCCGGAACGTACGTCGCCGTCCCGACGAACATCCACCGGATGAACAACCTCTTCTACAACCAGCAGGTCATCGACGAGGCCGGGGTCGACGTCGCGTCCATCGAGACGCCGAGCGACCTCACCGCCGCCCTGCAGAAGGTGGAAGAGAACACGGACGCCATCGGGATGGCCCAGTCCAGTCAGTCCCCGTGGACGACGCTCCAGCTCTGGGCGGCCGTCTACCTCGGGCAGGCCGGCTGGGACACCTACCAGGACTTCGTCGCGGGCGAGGCCGAGGCCGGCCCCATCGCCGACGCCTTCAAGACCATCAACGAGTACAGCGAGTACTTCAACAGCGACGCCGGCACCGTCGGCTGGCAGGAAGCCAACAACCTCATCATCAACGGTGGGGCGGGCTTCTTCCACCAGGGCGACTGGGCCGCCGGCATGTACTCCGGCACCGAGGACTTCGAGTACAAGACCGACTGGAACCAGGCGGTCTTCCCCGGGACGGACGGGCTCTACTCGCTCAACATGGACTCGTGGACGTACCCGGCGAACAACCCGTCGCCCGAGGCGACGGAGAAGTGGCTCACCTACGTCGGCTCGAAGGACGCGCAGGTCCGCTTCAACACGGAGAAGGGCTCCATCCCGCCGCGTAGCGACGTCCCCATGGACGAGTTCAGCGAGTTCCAGACGAACCAGTACAGCGACTTCCAGAGCTCCAAATCGCAGCCGCCGAGCGTCGCGCACGGCCTCGCCACCACGCCGGGAGTCCTCAGCGACCTCAAGACCGCGATCAGCCAGAACTACTCCGGATACACGGACTCCGCAGCGGAGAAGACCGCGCAGGCGTTCGTGGACGCGTTCAGCAACTAA